The genomic interval GCCTGCTGCGTGAGCGATGCCTCTCCCGTCGCACCCTGGTCGGTCACAAGAGGAAACCCTAGCTCCGCCCGCCACTGCGAATCCCAGGAGACATCGCACACTCTCCGCGAACCGGACTTGACCACCCGGGCCACCGAGAGACATGCTGGGCTGAAATTTCAGGCAGCTCAGAAGGGGACTGCCGGTCTCGGAGCTCCTCGGGGCCCGGTGGAACAGAGGGGATCTCAGCAGGATGAAGGCATTCGTGCTCGCGTTCGGGACGCGTGGCGACGTACAGCCGTTCGTCGCCCTGGGACGCGCGCTCTCCGACGCCGGCCACGAGGTACTGGTGGCCGGGCCGGCGTGTTACCAGTCGCTCGCCGCTGCCGGCGGCGTTCCGTTCGCGCCCGTCGACGACCGGTGGAACCGGCTCACCGACGAGCCCCACATCCAGGAGGCGCTCGCGACGAACTACCGAGGGCCGAAGGCGAAACGGACAGCCCTCGAGGTGGTACGCCGGACCCGGCAGTACATCGCCGCCGCGCTCGACGACATCGCCGCAGCCGTTCCCGCCGGAACCGACGTCGTCGTGCACCACACCATGCTCCCCGGCCAGCACCTCGCCGAGGCCCTCGGCGTCCCCTCGGTCCCGGTGGCACTACAGCCGAACTGGGTGCCGACCGGCGCCTTTCCGTGCCCGATGTGGGCCCCGCCGTGGCTGCCCCGATCCTTCAACCGGCTGAGCTACCGACCGGCCGCGCTCGCTCCTCAGTTGCTCCTCGGAGCGGTGGGGAAGCACTGGCGGGCACGACTCGGGCTGAGGTCTCGGCGTGGGTCCGGCGATCCGTTCCGCCGCCCCGACGGAGGCCCCGCCTTCGTACTGCAGGCGTTCAGTCGGCACGTCCTGCCGCAGCCGGCGGACTGGCCCGGGTACGCGCCCGTCACGGGATACTGGACCCTCGCCAGCGAGGACCGGGGCCCGTCGCCCGCCCTGGCCAGGTTCCTCGACGGCGGAGCACCGCCGATCTACGTCGGCTTCGGCAGCATGCGAGGCCAGAACCCCGAGGCGATCGGCGAGATGGTCCAACGGATGGTCCAGGCGACCGGAGAGCGAGCCGTTGTCGCCACCGGCGGCGGCGGGATCGCGATGGCCGCCTCGGACAGCGACCTCGTCCACGTCGTCGACGACGCTCCGCACGACTGGCTCTTCCCCCGCACCGCGGCGATCATCCACCACGGCGGAGCGGGAACGACGGCCGCCGCGCTGCTCGCCGGACGCCCACAGGTGATCTGCCCCTTCACCGGTGACCAGCCGTTCTGGTCCGAGCGGATGCGATCCATCGGCGTTGCCCCGGACCCGATCCCACAGCGGCAGATCACCGCCGAACGCCTCATCAGGGCGGTCGAGGCGACCAGATCCGACACGGCGATGCCCCGGAGGGCCGCCGAAATGGGCGAGCTGGTGCGCTCCGAAGGCGGTACACGTCGTGCAGTCGAACTCCTACTCGAACTCACGGCCCACCAGGCCTGAACCCGACGCCCCCTGGTGTGCCGGTCACCCGCCGACGGTGCCCGCCCGGTCGGGCCGGTACGGCGTGAAGCGGCGCAGCCGCAGCGAGTTGCCGACGACGAAGACCGAGGAGAAGGCCATCGCCGCACCCGCGATCATCGGGTTGAGCATCCCGATCGCGGCCAGCGGCAGCGCGGCGACGTTGTAGGCGAACGCCCAGAACAGGTTGCCCCGGATCACCCGTAGCGTGGCCCGGGACAGCCGGATCGCGTCGACGGCGGCGGTCAGGTCACCGCGTACCAGGGTCAGGTCGGCGGCCTCGATCGCGACGTCCGTACCCGTGCCCATGGCCAGCCCCAGGTCCGCCTGGGCGAGCGCGGCGGCGTCGTTGACGCCGTCGCCGACCATCGCCACCACCCGGCCCTCGGCCTGGAGTCGCCTGACCACGTCGAGCTTCTCGGCCGGCAGCACCTCGGCGATCACCTCGTCGATGCCGACCTCGGCGGCGACCGACCGGGCGACCGCGGTGTTGTCGCCGGTGAGCAGGATCGGGGTGAGGCCGAGCCGGCGCAGTCCGGCGACCGCCTCGCGGCTGGTCGGCTTGATCGCGTCGGCCACCACCAGCGCCCCCCGGACCCGGCCGTCCCAACCGGCCAGCACCACGGTCCGGCCGGCGGCCTCGGCGTCCGCGACCGCCGCGCCGAGCGCGGCGGGCAACTCCAGGTCGCGGTCGGCCAGCAGGCGGGCCCGGCCCACCGTGACCGCACGGCCGTCGACGGTACCGGTCACGCCCAGCCCCTCGACGTTGGCGAACCCGTCGACCTCCGGATGCGGCCCGGTCCGGTCGGCGGCGGCACCGGCGACCGCGCGGGCGATCGGGTGCTCGGAGGCGTTCTCCAGCGCGCCGGCCAGCCGGAGCAGTTCGTCCGGGTCCTGGCCGTCGGCGGGGAGAATCTCGGCCAGCGTCATCCGGCCGGTGGTGACCGTGCCGGTCTTGTCCAGCACCACGGTCTGCACCCGACGGGTCGACTCCAGCATCTCGGGACCCTTGATCAGGATGCCGAGCTGGGCACCCCGGCCGGTGCCGACCAGCAGCGCCGTGGGGGTGGCGAGCCCGAGGGCGCAGGGGCAGGCGATGATCAGCACCGCGACGGCGGCGGTGAAGGCCGCCGTGACGCCGTCCTCGGAACCGAGCCAGAAGCCGAGAGTGGCGACGGCGAGGGCGATCACGATCGGTACGAAGACCCCGGAGATCCGGTCCGCCAGGCGCTGCACCTGGGCCTTGCCGGCCTGTGCCCGCTCGACCAGGGTCGCCATCTGGGCGAGCTGGGTCTCCGAGCCGACCCGGGTGGCCCGGACGACGAGCCGGCCACCGGCGTTGACGGTCGCCCCGACCACCTGGTCGCCCGGACCGACCTCCACCGGTACCGACTCGCCGGTGAGCATGCTGGCGTCGACCGCGGAGGAGCCGTCCTCCACCACGCCGTCGGTGGCGATCTTCTCGCCGGGCCGGACCACGAAGCGGTCACCGACGGCGAGCCGGTCGACCGGGATCCGGGTCTCGACGCCGTCGCGGCGCACCGTGACCTCCTTGGCGCCGAGTTCGAGCAGCGCCCGCAGCGCGGCACCGGCCCGGCGCTTCGACCGGACCTCGAAGTAGCGGCCGGCGAGGATGAAGAGGGTGACCCCGGCCGCCGTCTCCAGGTAGATGTTGCCGGCCCCGTCGCTTCGTCCGATGTCGAGGCTGAACGGGTGCGTCATGCCGGGCGTACCGGCGGTGCCGAGGAAGAGCGCCCAGACCGACCAGCCGAACGCGGCGAGCGTACCGAGCGAGATCAGGGTGTCCATGGTGGCGGCGCCGTGCCGGAGGTTGATCCAGGCGGCCCGGTGGAACGGCAGCCCGCCGTACCCGACGACCGGGGCGGCGAGGGTCAGCGAGAGCCACTGCCAGTAGTCGAACTGCCAGGCCGGCACCATCGCCAGCACGATCACCGGTACGGTCAGCACCAGCGACACCAGCAGCCGGGTACGCAGCGTCCGCAGCTCGTCGACGGGCGCCTCCCGCTCCGGCCCGGACTCGTCGACCGGCCGGGGCGGCGGTGGCAGCGCGGCGGTGTAGCCCGTCTTCTCCACCGTGGCGATGAGTTCGTCCGGGGTACGGGTGTCGTCGAAGGTGACCGTCGCCTTCTCGGTGGCGTAGTTGACCGTGGCGGTCACCCCGTCCAGCCGGTTGAGTTTCTTCTCGATCCGGTTGGCGCAGGAGGCGCAGGTCATCCCGCCGATCTTCAGTTCGATCCGGTTGGGTGCCATCGGTGGTCGTCCGGCGGCCGGTGCCATTGCTGCCTCCTGGGCTAGTTGTGTCCGTGTCCGGGCTCGCCGTGACCGGACTCGTCCGCTCCCGGGGTGGCCGTCGGCGCCGGCTGCCCGGGTGTGGCGCCGCCGCCCGGGGTACCGGTCGGCGACGGCTCGGCCGGCGTTCCGGCGGAGAGGGTGAACTCGGCGGTGCGGACGGTGCCGCCGTGCTGGAAGTCGAGATAGAGCCGGTAGCTGCCGGCCGATGGCACGTCGGCGTAGAAGGTGATCTCGGGACCGGACGCTGTCCGGCCGTCGCCCGGCTCGCCGTCCGGGTGCACGTGCAGGTAGGCCAGGTCGCCCTGGCGGAGCGCGACCAGGTGGCCGTACGCGCCGAGGTAGGGCTCCAGGTCGGTGACGGGTCGCCCGTCGCGGCTGACGGTCAGGGTCAGTTCGCTGGTCTGTCCCGGCGTCAGGGCGCCGTCGAGGCGTACCCGGTATCCGTCGACCTCGGCGGTCGGTGCCGGTGCCGGCAGCGGCCGGGGCCGGAAGTCGCCGGCCACCGCGACGTCGAGCCCGAGGGTGAGTGCCGCCGCGCCGCTGGGCTTGAAGTCGGCGAACGCGCGCCAGCTGCCGGGACCGGTGAGCGGCGAGGCGACCCGCCAGGTGCCGTCGGCCGACATCTCCGGGTGCACGTGCCGGAAGCCGGAGAGGTCCCGACGGGCGACGATCAGGTGCATCCGCTTGTCGTGTTCGACGTCGTAGCCGGTCACCGGGTGCCCGTCCGGCCCGATGATCCGGAACGCGAACTCGCCGGCCGGGGCGGGTACGCCGGTCAGCGTGTAGCCCCGGTCGGAGACGAGCAGCCCACCGGGTAGCCGTGGTGCGCCGGTCGTCCCGGCGTCGGTGCCGTGCCCGGTCGAGTGGGCCGAACCGGTCGAGTCGGTGGAGTCGGCGGTGCGTACGGGGCCGGTGAGCTGACCGACCCCGTACGCCGCGCCGAACACTGTCGCGAGCCCGAGCGCGAAGGCGCTCAACTTCGTCGCGGTGTTCATCGTGCTACCTGGTTTCTGCTCTTCGGGCGTGGTCAGTCTTCCGGCGTGGTCAGGAGGTGACGAGTTCGTAGCCGGCCTCGTCGACGGCGGCGCGGAGCCGCTCGGTCTCCACCGGGCCGTCGCTGGTGACGGTGACCGCGCCGGAGGTCACGTCGACGCTCACCTCGGTCACCCCCGGGATCGCGCCGACCTCGGTGCTGACGGCGTTGGCGCAGTGTCCGCAGGTCATGCCCTTGACCTGGTAGCTCTCGGTGATCATTGCTGTTCTCCCTTTCCTGCCCCACCCTATACCCTAGGGGGGTATGCGACGCGCGGTTTACCCCTCAGGGGTATCCGTACTCCTGGACCGTAGCATACCCCTGGGGGGTTAGCTATGCTTGTGGCATGACGACACCCGCCGAGACCCCGACCCGCGGCTACACCGCCAGCAAGGATCAGCTGCTCGCCCGGCTGCGTCGGGTCGAGGGGCAGGTGCGCGGGATCGAGCGGATGGTCGAGGACGACCGCTACTGCATCGACGTGCTGACCCAGATCTCCGCCATCCAGGCCGCGCTGGACAAGGTCGCGCTCGGGCTGCTCGACGGGCACGCCCGGCACTGCATGCACGAGGGCGCCGCCGAGGGGCGGGCCGACGAGATGGCCACCGAGATGATGGCCGCCGTCGGGCGCCTGATGAAGCGCGGCTGATCAGCCGCGGTTGATCAAGCGCGGCTGATGGGGCGCGGCTGATCCGGTCAGCCCTGGGCCGGGTCGACCCGGCCCTCCGGCGCCGGGGTCGGGAAGAGGTCGACCTGGCCGCCGAGCCGCACGTCCCCGCCCAGGTGGGCCGGCGCCGGCCGGTCGGTGGCCGGCAGCCTCGAGTACCGCCGGCCGGAGCCCTCCCGGTCGGGTCGGGAGGTGACCCGGAACGGCACCAACGCGATCGGGGCCGGCGGCGGCTCGAACCTGCGGTCGCCCCAGCGCAGCCAGACGGCGATCCGGCCGGCCTCCGCCTCCAGCCTGAGCTTCTCGACCGAACGCTGCCGGTCGGAGTGGTCGACCTCGACCACCACCGGTGCGCCGTCCGGCCGCGCGCACCCGACGTCCACTATGGAATGCCGGTGCTCGTACGGCGGCGGCAGCGGCATCACGCTGGCGGCCCGCCGGTACACCCGCCAGCCCTGGGCCATCGCCCAGGCCGCCACCGAGTCGATCAGCAGCACGGTGACCTCGTCACTCGTCTGGTCGGTGAACGTCAGCCGGCCCAGCCAACCGGTCAGCGCGGCGCCGATCCGGGCGCCCTCCTCGGCCTGGTCCACGATCCGACCGTACCGCCTCGACGTCACCGCGCGGCGACCGTGCTGACGTCACGACGCGGGTTTGCCGGCTGACGTCACGACGCGGGTTTGCCCTTCTCGGCCGTGGCGGTGATCGTGGCGCCACGGCGGCGCGGTGCCCTGGGGGAGCGAGGCAGCGCCGGAGGCCGACCGAGCGGGGTGTTCGGGCCGCGCGACCGTCAGGTGACCGCCGGCAGGACGACCCGCTCCAGCAGCGTCACCGGGGTGCGCCACTGGTCCGGGGCGTTGTAGTTGCCGGCGGTGACCGCCACGGTGAGGTCCAGGTCGGGCAGCACGAAGAGGCGTTGGCCACCGTTGCCGCTGCCGGAGACCATTCGGTGGCCCGAGACGGTCTCGACATACCACTGGTATCCGTACCCGGCGCCCCAGGTGGTCTCCAGGCGGGGGCGGAGCATCTCGTCGATCCAGCCGGCGGGGACGAGCTGCCGGCCCTGCCACGCCCCTCCGCCGAGTACCAGCTCGCCGATCCTGGCCAGCGCGCGCGGCGTGAGCCGGAGACCGGAGGCGGCCGAGGCCACCCCGTCCGGACCCCTCATCCACTCGATGTCGTGGATCTCCAGCGGTGTGAACAGGGCCGCCCGGCCATACTCCGTCAGCGACCGCCCGGTCCCGTCGGCGATGAGCCGGCCGAGCAGCGCCGCCGCGCCTCCGCAGTAGTGCCAGCGGAGACCGGGTGGCTCGACGACCGGCCGCTCCAACACGTACCGGTACCGGTCCGGCGCCAGCTCCATGGCGATCTCGGCGTTGTCCGGATCGTCGTACGGCAGATCCTCGCGCCACTGCAGCCCGAGCGACATCGTCAGCGCGTGCTCGACGGTGAGCCGGGCCCGGGCCGGATCGGCCGCCAGGTCGGGATATTCCGGGAACTGTCCCAGCAGCGGCGCCGTGACCTCGGGAACCAGGCCGTCACCGAGGGCGATGCCGTAGAGCAGCGCGGTGACGCTCTTGCTGATCGACCGGACGTCGTGCAGCGTCTCCGGCCCGAACTCGACGACGCCGAGCGAGGTGCCCCAGGCGAAGTCCTCGCCCGTGCCGTAGTACTCCAGCAGGGTCTCACCGCCCCGGACCGCCACGGCCGCGTGCAGGCCCTCGAGCGCGCCCTCCCGGAGCGGCTCGGCCAGCCGGTCGTGCGGCTCCGTCACCGGGCACCTCCCTGGCGGAGCGGCGTCGCGCGCACGGTCCGGTGCGGCCTCGGCCGGCGACGACGTCCGTCGGGGTGG from Plantactinospora sp. BC1 carries:
- a CDS encoding serine hydrolase: MTEPHDRLAEPLREGALEGLHAAVAVRGGETLLEYYGTGEDFAWGTSLGVVEFGPETLHDVRSISKSVTALLYGIALGDGLVPEVTAPLLGQFPEYPDLAADPARARLTVEHALTMSLGLQWREDLPYDDPDNAEIAMELAPDRYRYVLERPVVEPPGLRWHYCGGAAALLGRLIADGTGRSLTEYGRAALFTPLEIHDIEWMRGPDGVASAASGLRLTPRALARIGELVLGGGAWQGRQLVPAGWIDEMLRPRLETTWGAGYGYQWYVETVSGHRMVSGSGNGGQRLFVLPDLDLTVAVTAGNYNAPDQWRTPVTLLERVVLPAVT
- a CDS encoding heavy-metal-associated domain-containing protein, which encodes MITESYQVKGMTCGHCANAVSTEVGAIPGVTEVSVDVTSGAVTVTSDGPVETERLRAAVDEAGYELVTS
- a CDS encoding cation-translocating P-type ATPase gives rise to the protein MAPAAGRPPMAPNRIELKIGGMTCASCANRIEKKLNRLDGVTATVNYATEKATVTFDDTRTPDELIATVEKTGYTAALPPPPRPVDESGPEREAPVDELRTLRTRLLVSLVLTVPVIVLAMVPAWQFDYWQWLSLTLAAPVVGYGGLPFHRAAWINLRHGAATMDTLISLGTLAAFGWSVWALFLGTAGTPGMTHPFSLDIGRSDGAGNIYLETAAGVTLFILAGRYFEVRSKRRAGAALRALLELGAKEVTVRRDGVETRIPVDRLAVGDRFVVRPGEKIATDGVVEDGSSAVDASMLTGESVPVEVGPGDQVVGATVNAGGRLVVRATRVGSETQLAQMATLVERAQAGKAQVQRLADRISGVFVPIVIALAVATLGFWLGSEDGVTAAFTAAVAVLIIACPCALGLATPTALLVGTGRGAQLGILIKGPEMLESTRRVQTVVLDKTGTVTTGRMTLAEILPADGQDPDELLRLAGALENASEHPIARAVAGAAADRTGPHPEVDGFANVEGLGVTGTVDGRAVTVGRARLLADRDLELPAALGAAVADAEAAGRTVVLAGWDGRVRGALVVADAIKPTSREAVAGLRRLGLTPILLTGDNTAVARSVAAEVGIDEVIAEVLPAEKLDVVRRLQAEGRVVAMVGDGVNDAAALAQADLGLAMGTGTDVAIEAADLTLVRGDLTAAVDAIRLSRATLRVIRGNLFWAFAYNVAALPLAAIGMLNPMIAGAAMAFSSVFVVGNSLRLRRFTPYRPDRAGTVGG
- a CDS encoding metal-sensitive transcriptional regulator yields the protein MTTPAETPTRGYTASKDQLLARLRRVEGQVRGIERMVEDDRYCIDVLTQISAIQAALDKVALGLLDGHARHCMHEGAAEGRADEMATEMMAAVGRLMKRG
- a CDS encoding glycosyltransferase, with the translated sequence MKAFVLAFGTRGDVQPFVALGRALSDAGHEVLVAGPACYQSLAAAGGVPFAPVDDRWNRLTDEPHIQEALATNYRGPKAKRTALEVVRRTRQYIAAALDDIAAAVPAGTDVVVHHTMLPGQHLAEALGVPSVPVALQPNWVPTGAFPCPMWAPPWLPRSFNRLSYRPAALAPQLLLGAVGKHWRARLGLRSRRGSGDPFRRPDGGPAFVLQAFSRHVLPQPADWPGYAPVTGYWTLASEDRGPSPALARFLDGGAPPIYVGFGSMRGQNPEAIGEMVQRMVQATGERAVVATGGGGIAMAASDSDLVHVVDDAPHDWLFPRTAAIIHHGGAGTTAAALLAGRPQVICPFTGDQPFWSERMRSIGVAPDPIPQRQITAERLIRAVEATRSDTAMPRRAAEMGELVRSEGGTRRAVELLLELTAHQA